ACTGTGAGGGGTTAAGAAACTGCCAGGATTACAGGGAGAGCAGACACGAGGAACAGCTACTGCCTAGGACTGAGAGGGGCTTCCCGAGGAAGGAACTCATGTGGACCAGGGTCTTCTCCCCTTAAAGTGGAGATTCCACCTTAGTGGGGGTCTGGCTGTAGCCCTCCGCTAGCAGTGAGGTGCTGATAAACGCTATGAGCACCTTTGGGTCCAGCCAGGAAGCTGGCTGGGCTCTAGGGCCTCCTGGGAACCACCTGGAaggtgctgctcagctgacccagGTGAGCGCCACGCAGGTCCTCTGTGCTGCAGGAACAGGGAGGAAAGGCGCCAGAACCCAGAAGAGGAGCCGCCTCCTGTCCTGCTCTGGCAGCGCCCGCCCGCCTTCCCCGACAAATCCCGGCATCGCACGATACCTGGCGGAGGCGGCGTCCCCAGGGTCCAGCTCCACCATCACAAACAGGGCCGTGAAGGGTGGATTTGGAGCTGAAAGGCTGTAAATCGACAGCTGGAACACCCCAGTTGTCAACTTACACCCAGTTTTAAGGGGTTCTTTCAACTTCAGTAGTTTGTTTCTCCATAAAACCAAAGTTAGGAAGTATAGGCATGGCTTCAGCTCCCAGGCGtctttgtttttcctcctttccctgaGCCCAAACTTCTAGCATCTTTCAGTGAATAACATCTTAGACAGCAGCCAGGCTCACCCTGTTTAAACCTTCGCACGTGCCCTTCGCTTGTGAGGAGGGACCCATCGTCCTGAGAGGGTTCATCTTCTTTGCCCGGAGTTGGCGCTGTGAAGGTTTCTTGCTTCCACTTCCTGCCACTGAGACATCGTTTGAATCATTTATAAAATCGGCTTCGCCAAGATGCTGACCCAAAAATTAAGTGAGATGACTCCTGTGGCTTGCTGCTTGACAAGTGTCCTCAAGGTGACAATCCTACAGAGATCTGTCACTTGGTGTTTTGTAAACTTGTTCTCCTTATCGATGACATGAGGGTGGTTTTCTCCTCCTTCTGCCGCGTAAACCTTGAGGTGCTTGGAGCTGTGCACAGGCTCACGGTATTGATAAAGCCAAAGGTGGTTGTTGCTTGTCTCATGGGTCATGTTCAAGCAATGCCCCCGTGTACTGACAGGTGTGTAAAAGCTGGCTTCCTCGGGGATGTCATTAAAGACAGGTTTTCTTCTTCAGAGTCCTGTGGTTACGGCACAGGGCGTTTTGGCTAGAAAGGAAATCTTCTCCACCAGAACGTTAGCGGCACAAGGTCAAGGACTTCATCGTATTGCCCACCGTATCCTCCAAATCTAGAAGCTTTAGCAAATGCGCAGTAGGTAATGATTGGAAGGTAGGAAGAAAGGACAGAGGGACAGATGGagttgggggaggaagaggaggagaaggaggaggagggggaggaggaaggacctTTAGAAAAAACAGCTCCTTTTGTAGCGACTCATACACAAATGGGAGAGGGGTTGCCTGCCCTGGGGGAACCTGTAAGTAGAATAACCACCTAAGGAACAGTGCTCAGCGCCCAGGCTGCGGGCAAGCTCCTGGACAGCAGGACACACCTCTACTCGGCCCCTGTGCCTGGTCCCCCCGCACTGCTGCTGAGCTGGGGGGTGTTAAATCGCCTTATGCCCTGAGGTGGCAAGTCTAACTCTGAGGAAGAGACACTGTTTTACCGCCTTGACAGAAAGAAGGATGTCAGAGAACCAAGTTCTTCACTTGTGTGACACGTCTCAGAGTTATTTACTGAACTCCTCCCATAGCTGATAATATTTTaagggaaaaacaaacacacaaccgTGAGATCACTTGATGGTAATTTTCCTGCACTGGTTCGGTCACTTATAAGAGCCCCacggcctttgcacatgctgacCCACCCCTGACTCGTGCTGGTCAGGACCATTTCACAGCACGGGGCACCGGCTCTGGCTcgagacagacctgggttcaagctCAGCTCTGACATCTCCTGGGTGACCTGGGCTAGTTTTTcgaattttttaaatcatcctcATGTCCTTAATCTGTACAAATGGACAAGCCATACCacttcctgccctcagaggcttgtAATGAGAAATGAATAAGATGATTTGATGGAAATGCtgcacacagggcctggcacataaagAGTGGTTCAAGTCTGTTAGCCCCTGTGCACTAAGCCCTGTGCTAAGGTGGGGCTACAAAGATGCGTAAGACAGTCTCCTGCGGTTTCTGCTTCATCTGATGACAGACACAGAGTCCACCAGGTGGAACGGTGCGGAGGAAGAGGTGGGCTAATCCCTGTCAAATGCTTCCCCCGACGGTGGGAACACGGGGAAGGACTGCGACCGCGACCTCAGGCCATGCGTGCATCCGTGTTCCCTAAGCGGATTACAGCGATGCCCTGGGCTCCGCCCTGAGGGGCGTGGCAAGCGAAGGGGCCAATAGACACGCAGCGCATCTGGCTGCGGCTCCATAAGTGCCAGGCCCTGCACCCAGCAACTGCTTGCCAGCCGACCTTACCTCCAGACACAGTGGCTCCTGACCGCGCTCGATGAAATGATGGATCCCACAGCTGAAGACCTAGTTCAGTTATCTGGCAACCAGACCCCTTATGGAGGCCAGATGACCTGCGGTGGGGACCAGACCCGTTATGGAGGCCAGATGACCTGTGGTGGGGACCAGACCCGTTATGGAGGCCAGATGACCTGTGGTGGGGACCAGACCCGTTATGGGGGCCAGATGACCTGTGGTGGGGACCAGACCCGTTATGGGGGCCAGATGACCTGTGGTGGGGACCAGACCCATTATGGAGGCCAGATGACCTGTGGTGGGGACCAGACCCGTTATGGAGGCCAGATGACCTGCGGTGGGGACCAGACCCATTATGGGGGCCAGATGACAGCTCTTAAAGGGGGCTATCCACTGACCTTCACTGGGAACCATACCTTCACTGGGGGCCAGGTGACAACACACAGCAGTGACAAGACTCTCTATGGGGGTCAGATGGGGACCCTTAAGGGGACCAGATGAGAGCCTTCACTGAGGACCACACTCTCTCTGGAACCCTTATGATGCCATGTCAATCGCCATCATTGCCATACCTAGGATTCCCGGACTGTTCAAGTTCCCATTTGACCCAAGGACAACCCCTAGAAGAGCAGAAGTCAAAACTCAAAACCCAGAGATGTCAGTTCAAGAAGAATCTTGACATTTCAAAGCCCTACATTTGCACAGACCAGGACTGTAAGAAATCATATTCAAAGAATTCCTATCTCGGCCGAGAGGATCGCTTCACTGGGGCAGTCTCCGCATCTCATGGGGAGACAGACCTGCTGCCTTTGATTGGTCTTGGTCCTCATACCTCCAGGAAGAAACCGGATCTCGATAAGCTCTATGAGCTGAAGTCCAAAGCTCCGCAGAACCAGTTTGGCCCCTCAGCCCTCATCAACCTGTCCAATTTATCAGCCATAAAACGGGAACCAGTCAGCACCCCTCCGCAAGGCTCCATGGCCAATAGCACTACAGTGGTAACAATACCAGGCACGCCTGGGTCTGGAGGGCGTCTCAGCCCTGAAGACAATCAGGTGTTGACCAAGAAGAAATTACAAGACTTAGTGAGAGAAGTGGATCCTAATGAGGAACTGGATGATGATGTAGAGGAGATGCTGCTGCCGATGGCTGATGGTTTTATCGAGAGTGTAGTGCCAGCAGCCTGCCAGCTGGCTCGGCAGCGCGAGTCCAGCACCCTGGAGGTGAAGGACGGCCAGCTGCACCTACAGTGCCGGTGGAACACGTGCCTCTCAGGATTTGGCTCTGAAGAAATCCGACCCTACAGAAAAGCTTGCACCACAGAGGCTCACAAACAGAGAATGGCATTGATCCGGGAAATAACCAAGAAATAACCCATGGAAAGATCAGGGAATGGACAACATTGTTTTTGGAGATGCTTGAGCTGAGACCTCAGCCATCTCAtctttggactttttttttttaatgctttacagagaagcatatatatttttattaacagtGCAGCAATATCTATAATGACTGACAGGATCTGCCAAAAGAATAAAGCCTCCTGCCCCCACTTTGGCCCTTTCCCCTGCCGCCTCTAAGAGGGGCAACTGATCTTCCAGAGAAGATTTTATTTGTGGTTTATTATATAAGTGATTGAATATGGGACAAAGCAGTGTGGTCTGATTTCGTGAGACAGTATTAGCAGGATTGGTAGAGGTTTttgtttccttctcccttcctctttcccctgtACTTTGTAATgtcagtgaaaaaagaaaaaaagaattcccaTCTCCAAATCCATAATCGCAAACACACAGGAGAGAGGCCCTACAAATGCAGTGTGAAGGGATGCACATGGGAATTCGCCCGTTCAGATGAGCTCACGAGACACAACAAAAAGCACAGTGAGGAGCGACGCTACCTGTGTACTCTGTGCGACAGGCGTTTTGCACGATCTGATCACTTGAAGCAGCACCAGAGAGTCcaccagtgatgacgaacctgaATCCACCAGCCCATGAGGAAACAAGGTTCTCCCTACGCCTTTGTGTGCTTAGCACCTAGCATTGTGCCACCACATTGTAGGTGCTTCATATCACTTGTAACcttttaaggtttttattattttattttctaaaacatagaagaaatatcccagctgttgtggctcagtggttgattgtggatccatgaaccaagaggtcactagtttgattccaggtcagggcacatgcccgggttcagGGCTCTATCCCAGTggggtgtgttcaggaggcagccaaccaatgatcctctcttatcattgatgtttctatccctctcggCCTCTCCCTTTcttgctgaaatcaatataaatatatttttttttaaaaagaagacagtcTCATGCCTCAGAGAGCTCACAGGTATAATGAGGGAGAAAGATGGCGTCACCGAAGAGGTTTTCTCATCTTCCATTTGGACAATAGCACAACCtaaaccaggggttctcaaccttctgggcctttaaatatggctcctcatgttgtgacccaaccataaaattattttctttactacttcataactgtaatgttgctactgtgatgaatcataatgtaaatatctgatatgcaggatggtcttaggcgacccctgtgaaagggtcattcgaccaccataggggttgcgacccacaggttgagaaccactgacctaaactcttccccccccccccccccgagaccCAGTTCTTTTTTATACTCCCAAGGTGTCCTTCTAGCCACAGCTGGGCCCCCCGCAGACCCTCACGGCCTTCATTATTGCCGCCGTCCTGTTTTCATCCTATCCGGTGGCAGAGGGTCTCTGCTCAATTAAAGGTGATTTGTGCTCTATGGGGCCTCCAAATCCCATTGGTTTGAATAGAAAGACACAGCTACTGTGCTGTAGAATGTTCTTTACCTTCTATTGACCTGTGACCCCATGAGTCATCTGCAGCAGCAGCTTCCACACCATAATATCATCCAAAAGATCTCGGCGAAGTTATTGGCATTTCATAGGGGCCTTAGTGACAACACTGAGCTGGCGGAAGGGTCTGATGAGTCATGAATATGAATGTCATTATTCAAATTACTCTGGTAGATGTCGaagataaaaggaaatgttttattttgtgttcatTAAGCACTAGAGGGTATATTTCCCCCCGGATGCCGGCTTGTTATGCCTAGAACGGTTAATGGGAGTTAAATTCCAACATCACATCAAGGAGAGAGAGGATCCCTCAAGTATTTGGGACCGCCTTCTCCAAATTGCACATCAAAGGTAGATTGTAAACTTCTGCGCTGTCTTGCTAATGGATTAAAGTGTATgtgactttttctcctccctCCAAACACTAACTTTCCTAAAATAGCGATGATTACGGGAGTTTTGTAGCATGAGAGATTGTGAGGTCTACCAGGGCCAGCACCATTATGGGTTTTCCCCCCTGGGGAGAAAAACTAACCTTGTATGAACGCATGCTGTGTATCGGGCTTTACTTACGCCCTCTCACTCTCTCACTGTTTCACAAACCCCCAGTGAGATGCTTCTGTCTCGGGTTTGAAGAAGCTGAGGTCCGGGTGGCTAAGTAACATATcctgaatctaagaatcaagtgaataaataatctgatgaacagaatgaactggtgattataatagaatcagggacatagaaagggaatggactgactattcttgtgggggaaaggggtgtgggggatttggggagagactgaacaaaaatcgtgcacctatggatgaggacagtgggtggggagtgagggcacagggtggggtgggaactgggaggaggggaggtatgggggggaggaaagaggaacaaatataataatctgaacaataaagatttaattttttaaaaaaagaattaatccCACATCGTGGTGAGGGAGTCACTAGGAAAGTGCCCTGTATACGACTCTGGAGAGGCGGGAGCCTGTGCAGAGGTGGGCAAGGGCTGGAGAAACCGCCCATTGCAGGCTGTGAACTCAGCGTGCAGGGGGATGACATGCCCCACCCTGTGTCTTGCCTGACTGTGCCGGAGGCTCTAGGTGTTATACTGTAATCAGaagatgccttaatcaataagccaaatttatttggagtccCGTTCATTTTCGCTAGCGCTATCGGGCCCAGAGGAactcttgcttctcaaattctgggcccaatatggtggaagtcttttcaatttatatgtttttcagctctttgttttccaaatttggaatgagacttctggaccttctgagaaaaagtcctgtgtgctgggacagggcggtgagaccatatctcaaggcctggcctggcgccagcactgacagctctgtctggggcacagtttatggcctctctggaatggggagtagtcttattttccctattatttaaggaagcaaatgtttacagaagccaggatggcagggttaaaattttaaacagcagttgttacccaagatggaggttactatgcttcatgGGTACTTCCGAAGGAGAGGACCCCAGAAAGCTCAGTCTGaggcaggttttttaaaaagcatatgtttctatagatttttagagagagcagaagggagagggagacagagagagagaaacatccatgacagAGGAACATCATCCaccggttgcctcttgcacgccccctagcggggatcaagctcacaacccccgcaagtgccctgatgggaatcgaaccagcgacctctcggTTCCTGGGTAGGTGCTCCACCGCCgaggcacaccagccagcctGAGGCAGGTTTTATACCATTTAAAGAGAACATGTTTCCGCTGCAAATAAGACCCGCTTTGTCCATGGCACCCATGTGGAGGAGGAAATGACCCCCGCCTTCGCCACCCCGTCTTCCTGTGGCTGCTTCTGGAGCTGTTTTCTGGGTCTGGGTAACATCtgtgctgcccccgcccccccttcgtGCTCTCTTTCCCGTCTGGAGTGAAATGGGGTCCCCAGAGGAAGTGGGAATGGATCAGCTAAGCAACCCCCAGAGTAGCGACAGCCCTGCTGAGCCCACCTtcagggctgtgctgggctcCGAGCACCTAATCACCTCTAGGTACAGACAAATGGAGGGCACATTTGGGGAAAAGCAGCCACAGTGATGGAGGAGGAGCTGGATTCATGAAGAAAGATGAAAGAGCTGAGTAAGTAGAGCCCCGTAAATGATGACCGCAGGGAACTCGGGGACCCGCTTCTTACAGCTGCAGGTTGTAAACAGTCAGCGGAGTAAGAATTATGTTGGTTGGACCTGAGAAATATAACAAAGagtaatgaaaagaaatatataataataatgggCTGTAATTTCATACCTGTTCCCATCCCAAGAAACTTCAAAACATTTTATGGCTCAGTATAATACACACACTACAGCGGGGCGCACTCACGCTGCAAAGTGGCCTGTAATTTAGCTACCGCCTGAGCAAAAACAATATTTAGTGCGAGGGAAGTGGGCACTTTGGGCACAAAGGTGGGGCCCTGGCTcagctctgcctgctgccccctcccaggcACAGTGTAGGCAGTGGAGACATTTCGGAGGTGCACACCCAATTCAAGCCCCATTTTACAGGAAAAGGTCAAAGGATCTTCACAGCCGGAGAAATGCAGGTCTCAGAAAACCGTGAAGGCGGCGACAGCTTCGTCTCAGGTTGTCAGCTCCCTGACGGAGTCGCTGGGACTAtggccaggcctcctgctcctgtcCACACCCTGAAACCCTGGGCGTCTGGCGGGGTCTCCACCGCCCTGGCCCTCAGCTTTCTCAGCCTCGACCTGAGGAGCCAAGCCTTTGTCTCTCTGACTAGGAGCTGAGCGATGGTGAGCCTCGCATCCTCCTGTTCCCTCTGCAGGAAGGCTCCTTCCTCAAATACCCACTTGGCTGCTTCCACCTCGCGTTCAGGATTCTGCTTAAATGCCAAGTGCTGAGAGAGGCGGTGCCTGGTCCCCCTGCCTAAAAGAGGAGCAGCCTCCCACTTCATCACCCTCCAGCCCTTACTCTGCTGTACATTGTAGGCATGCTATCAACACCTGaaattatatgatactagaggcccggtgcacaaaatgcatgtggggcgggggtgtccctcagcccagtctgcctcctctcacagtccgggagccctcaggggatgtcctactgacagtttagctgcagtctggcctccctctgcgggaggcaaccgggctgatcaggggaaggtgccgcccccatcaccccactgctgctgccactgccggccacgGCGTCTgtgaggcctgagccccaggcctcacagccaccagggctcatggctgcctgagccccaggcctcgcagccgctgtggctttgtccggatggaCGTCCAGatggacgtccggaagatgtccaccctaattagcatattatccttttattagtatagatgatactAGTTTTTTTCTGCCCTCTGACTCAAATGTACACTCCTTAAGGACAGGGACTTAGCTGTTCCATCCACGGCTTTCCCCAGCGTCAGCTAGATGACTTACAGGACACCATAGTAtctgctcagtaaatattaccaaagtgggtttatttatttataacgatttttttttaaattgatgtttagagagagaagaagggcaagggggaaaagagagaaacattgatgtgagagagagacattgatcagctgcctcctgcacagcccctagcagggatcgagcccacaacctgggcatgtgccctgacccagaatctaaCTGGCGACCTTCCAGTGGGGATGATGCTCACccagctgagccaccctggctagCTGGGCAGACCTCTGGGCCCTACTTACAAGGGGCAGAAGAACTGGTAAAAGAACAAAAATCCTAGAGCCCATTGACTTCCTTCAATCTGcagttatttcttctcttttagaGTTGACCCTCCCACGCCATCTCCTAATAGAGACCCAAGATGCAATTTGGGAAGGTCAAATTAGAAATTTGACAAAAAAGCTAGCTTCCAGTTAAAAGGTACCTCTTTTGAAAGAAACGGTTCATGGAGCCAGCCCCCTCAGACCCTGTCCTGGCTTTCCAGACGAGGCAGGTGATGACGGTcacccctcttttttctttttagtcaaAGATGTTTGTTCAGTCCTTCACTTGGCGGTGAGGAGAGCTCATTAATGGGGTGAGCACAGGGAGCCCATTTGGGGGGGTGCTTTAGAACGGAAGGAGTTAGGTTCTTTTGCTGTTTGAGTCTACGTTGTGTGGGGCCAGGGGGGTTGGTTACCCAGATCAATTTATTTTGGCTTCCGAAATGGTGAATGATGGCGGTGCATGCACAATGGCCCTGTCCCGTTTGGGCGTGGAGACTGCCTCAGTGAGTGAGTGGTCTTGAACTGCTTGGAGCCTGTGCTGGGGTGAGGCCTGGACCACATGTTCTCACAAAGGAGCCCTTCCCTCCATGTGCACAGACATTCTACTGCCCACTGAGAGGTCATGATCGTTTGTCCTTTCTGAACACACCCAGGAGCAAATCAATTCAGAGGTGAGAGTGGCAGGGCGTGGGCAGTGTTTTGAGTGATGGGAAGGGGTCAATGCTTTTAACTGAGTTCAGTATGTGAGATTTTTCTCCCGTGAAAATGATTTTCTTGAGGTTCTCTCCATCAAGCCTTCACTTAGGAATATGTGAACTTGGTCTATAGGAGTTAACAGGCGTTCATGTTGATGAAAAACCCGGAAGAAGGGAAACCGTATGGAGTTAGGGAAAAGGAGGTATTTTGGAATCAGATGGGTCTGGCTTCATCCCCCGACTCTGCTTCTTATTAGGTGTTGTGACCTTAAGGAAGTCGTTTAAAAACCttcagcttcagtttcttcacctataaaaggGAATAACAGCACCTGCCTATTCTACCctgaaaattcagtaaaattacacACCTGAAGCTCCTGGCACGTGGGATGCGCTCAGTGAACTTCGGGCTCCGTCCACCCTCTGGCCCCTTTAAAATGCATCTGATGAAATGCAGAGTCAAGGTTAATGGAGCCACGAGAAGCGTTGGGCTCCAGGGGGACTTTGGGCAGATGCTCCCTGCACATCGACTTCGTTTAGAATCCAGGTCCTTTAATGatttgtcctctttggagaggtgTGACCCTGGGAAtgtcagcctggcctgggagggtGGAGCCTGGAAGACCGGGACATGGGAAGGGAAGGATGGATGCATCCTCCTACGTGTCTGGAGAGTGAGGCTCGGGGCGTCCGCTGCGTTCTGAGAGCTTCCGCAGAAAGCTGAGGTCAACGCCTGCCCCTCACATCCCACGGTCATGCCTGACACCTCCTTCCTCCCCGGTGAATATACTGAGTGGCTATTCACTCCCTGCTCTGCAAGGAGAAGAGCCCATTCCCAAACCtcaccttcctctttctcctcttcctcctccctcctttcagaTGCTCCTGTAGGTTTTCTCCTTTAAATGAAGTTTTGATGAACACAAGTGGGAAAAGGCACTTCCCTCAAGCTAAGGGCCTCCACAGTTCTTAGAAATGCTGATCAGTGCCTGGTACGGCTTAACAGCTGTTTAGGATGTTCCCATGGGAGGTTTGCTGGTTTCCGGAAAGTGAGGGGGGGCGGAGCGCTGGAGGTGGTGTAGGAGTGGGCGGGCCAGTGTGAGAGCCAGGGTGGGCGAGGAGGATTTATGAAAAGTAGAAGggtgggccctagctggttgctcagtggttagagctttggcccgcagactgaagggttgcaggttcgattccggtcaaggcatgtacctcggatgcaggctccatctccggtgccagtcagggtgtgtgtgggaggcaaccaatcgatgggtctctctcacatcgatgtgtctctctctgtccttccctctcccttccactctctctaaaaaaatcaatggaaaaatatcctcgggtgaggattaacaacaacaaacagtaGGGAGATGGGATCATGGATGAGAAGCTGGATTCTGGGGAGAGAGGTGTAGAGACTGGCCAGGGAACctggctccctctgcctccttaACACATTTACTAAAGACATATATTACCTTTGAAAGCTTTCTGTGGGAGAATTtgcacttctttctttttttttaatgtcacaaAAATCACACATGTAAGCAGTGTTCAAAAACATAGTTAACAATTGGGTTTTTAAATACCTTAGTCTCTGAAATCAAGTAGAAAACAAGAAGTGTAGCTATAACCAAAATTACAAGAGTACCAGCATTTATAATGTCCATGTATTAACTTTAACAGAGATATTTACTTCTTCATAAGGCTGAGTCACTGACCAGTGTCCTTTCTTTCCAGCCTGAAGGACTTCCTTCATGCAGGGCAGGTCTGGTGACAAACAACTCTCTCAGCTCTGGTTTATCTGGGAATGTCTTCATTTCGCCCTCATTTCTGAAGGAGAGTTTTGGCAGATAGAGGATTCTTGGTTGGCAGCTTTTCTCCTTTAGTGCTTT
This DNA window, taken from Myotis daubentonii chromosome 10, mMyoDau2.1, whole genome shotgun sequence, encodes the following:
- the LOC132211342 gene encoding Kruppel-like factor 18 codes for the protein MMDPTAEDLVQLSGNQTPYGGQMTCGGDQTRYGGQMTCGGDQTRYGGQMTCGGDQTRYGGQMTCGGDQTRYGGQMTCGGDQTHYGGQMTCGGDQTRYGGQMTCGGDQTHYGGQMTALKGGYPLTFTGNHTFTGGQVTTHSSDKTLYGGFPDCSSSHLTQGQPLEEQKSKLKTQRCQFKKNLDISKPYICTDQDCKKSYSKNSYLGREDRFTGAVSASHGETDLLPLIGLGPHTSRKKPDLDKLYELKSKAPQNQFGPSALINLSNLSAIKREPVSTPPQGSMANSTTVVTIPGTPGSGGRLSPEDNQVLTKKKLQDLVREVDPNEELDDDVEEMLLPMADGFIESVVPAACQLARQRESSTLEVKDGQLHLQCRWNTCLSGFGSEEIRPYRKACTTEAHKQRMALIREITKK